Proteins from a genomic interval of Leptolyngbyaceae cyanobacterium:
- a CDS encoding dynamin family protein: MDEVKSLLDPARFHELDTIFVKAANDILESLIPKFKTPESNQELNTPEVTTKVEGSASDQPEPPRNQPEQASAYQKLQEFQKKRQQLDNLCYQIFQVIQDCSERDLLPEYLKQEIVKISKKLQSQRFRLAVVGEFSRGKSTLLNALLREKIQPVRVTPCSATVTVLKYGTKKRVTCRYKNGREEEIAIDEYKEKAAIPKESAQTHRSEELEHCEIEEIIFEHPDLDLCRNGVEILDSPGLNEHPERTAITQKLLKETDAAIFLTTAQNLLTEKEKELIGDVRFQLNNGKHDQPVENLFILVNFMDLLDEEEDRKDVVERLENFVNDKNLLPTDSNRIHYISAKSALKAILNGNDDEYLKRFQNFTQSIENFLTLERGNLKIKQSVKEIKSFIQESLATLQQAEDALDGKLKLSEAERKQVLERIGEASGRDIKIRRLANKLLAEVSEPTKNSWEQWLDGLENRLKQKCDKWSSEHSVIWSRDQLARDYASHFKNDLSAEVDNWIDNQLKKFVLKQPLEALDIAIEQELKAIVTELEAFNQKINISSPNWVYFNQQTDPNATSDGLFLGSLGLGVTGVGLAGLAVAFALIPTIVVTGPLMMILAGVSASLGGTGILTFSGIASTIKWKVFEFGYQQFIKSKNQAFEKINSIVHSTFEERVKQASEMIAKTISSYENLLEQQEKAHKETQQQRETEKTFIAKKRQELEQIQKNLEAIPAQSTL; this comes from the coding sequence TTGGATGAAGTTAAATCTTTACTAGATCCTGCTCGATTCCATGAGCTAGATACTATATTTGTTAAAGCTGCTAATGATATACTAGAGTCTCTTATTCCTAAATTTAAAACTCCAGAAAGTAACCAGGAGTTAAATACACCTGAAGTTACTACTAAGGTAGAAGGATCTGCATCCGATCAACCTGAACCTCCAAGAAATCAACCTGAACAAGCCTCAGCTTATCAAAAATTGCAAGAATTTCAGAAAAAACGTCAACAGTTAGATAATCTGTGTTATCAAATATTCCAAGTTATTCAGGATTGTAGTGAACGGGATTTATTGCCAGAGTATCTCAAACAAGAAATAGTAAAAATATCGAAAAAATTGCAATCTCAGCGGTTTCGGCTAGCAGTGGTGGGAGAATTTAGCCGAGGTAAATCAACTTTACTCAATGCCTTACTACGGGAAAAAATCCAACCTGTGAGAGTAACTCCCTGTAGCGCTACGGTGACAGTATTGAAATATGGAACTAAAAAGCGAGTAACCTGCCGCTATAAAAACGGACGGGAAGAAGAAATTGCAATTGATGAGTATAAAGAGAAAGCAGCTATTCCTAAAGAATCTGCACAAACACATCGTAGCGAGGAACTAGAACATTGTGAAATTGAAGAAATTATCTTTGAGCATCCTGACTTAGATTTATGCCGAAATGGTGTAGAAATTCTTGATTCTCCAGGTTTGAACGAACACCCAGAACGAACGGCTATTACTCAGAAGCTTCTCAAAGAAACGGATGCAGCGATTTTCTTGACAACTGCTCAGAATCTTTTGACAGAAAAGGAAAAAGAATTGATTGGGGATGTGAGATTTCAGTTAAATAATGGTAAACATGATCAGCCTGTTGAAAATCTCTTTATTCTAGTTAATTTTATGGATTTGCTAGATGAGGAAGAAGATCGTAAAGATGTAGTTGAGCGTCTTGAAAACTTTGTTAATGATAAAAATTTACTGCCTACAGATAGTAACCGCATCCATTATATTTCTGCTAAGTCTGCACTCAAAGCTATTTTGAATGGAAATGATGATGAATATCTAAAAAGGTTCCAAAACTTCACTCAATCGATCGAGAATTTCTTAACGCTTGAACGTGGAAATCTGAAAATCAAGCAATCTGTTAAAGAAATTAAAAGTTTTATTCAGGAATCTTTAGCCACTTTACAGCAAGCTGAGGATGCTTTGGATGGTAAGCTAAAACTTTCCGAAGCAGAAAGAAAGCAAGTATTAGAACGAATTGGAGAAGCAAGCGGACGAGATATTAAAATTCGTCGTCTAGCTAATAAACTATTAGCTGAGGTGAGTGAACCAACAAAAAACTCTTGGGAGCAATGGCTAGACGGCTTAGAAAACCGCTTGAAACAAAAATGTGATAAATGGTCTTCCGAACATTCTGTTATTTGGAGCCGAGATCAGTTAGCTAGAGACTATGCTAGTCACTTTAAGAACGATTTATCGGCAGAAGTAGATAACTGGATTGATAATCAACTCAAAAAATTTGTTCTAAAGCAGCCTTTAGAAGCCTTAGATATCGCTATAGAACAAGAGCTAAAAGCAATTGTTACAGAACTTGAGGCATTCAATCAAAAAATTAATATATCATCACCTAATTGGGTATATTTCAACCAGCAAACCGATCCTAATGCCACTTCAGATGGATTGTTTCTTGGCAGTTTAGGATTAGGAGTAACTGGAGTTGGATTAGCTGGATTAGCTGTTGCATTTGCATTGATTCCAACTATTGTAGTTACTGGCCCATTGATGATGATCTTAGCAGGTGTTAGTGCTTCACTGGGAGGAACAGGCATACTAACATTTAGTGGAATTGCAAGCACAATTAAATGGAAAGTTTTCGAGTTTGGGTATCAACAATTTATTAAATCCAAAAACCAAGCATTTGAAAAAATTAACAGTATTGTTCATTCAACATTTGAGGAGAGAGTTAAGCAAGCTTCTGAAATGATTGCAAAAACTATCTCATCCTACGAAAACTTATTAGAGCAGCAGGAAAAAGCTCATAAAGAAACTCAACAGCAGCGTGAAACTGAAAAAACTTTTATCGCCAAAAAACGTCAAGAACTAGAGCAAATTCAGAAAAATTTAGAAGCTATTCCCGCTCAATCTACCCTGTAA
- a CDS encoding TerB family tellurite resistance protein, producing MDTSLVKAETVELLSRITGQKLNQEDVTPPVIFLAALITVLLGVIFADDQVTEEEKQRLQVTLNKFIPSEGNVRQLTKVMLKEIRENLDDYKKPTQLFKLTSSFSKSEKLLLISFGYEMSAADGTMNGCP from the coding sequence ATGGATACTTCCCTGGTTAAAGCTGAGACTGTTGAGCTATTATCGCGCATCACCGGACAGAAGCTCAATCAAGAAGATGTTACGCCTCCAGTGATATTTTTAGCAGCTTTAATCACAGTCCTACTGGGTGTGATATTTGCTGATGACCAAGTGACAGAGGAGGAAAAGCAACGGCTACAGGTTACTCTAAATAAATTCATTCCTAGTGAAGGAAATGTACGCCAATTAACCAAGGTAATGCTAAAGGAAATTAGGGAAAATTTAGATGATTATAAGAAACCAACTCAGTTATTCAAGCTAACGAGTTCATTTTCCAAATCAGAAAAACTTTTATTGATTAGCTTTGGTTACGAAATGTCAGCCGCAGACGGCACAATGAATGGATGCCCGTGA